The Temnothorax longispinosus isolate EJ_2023e chromosome 4, Tlon_JGU_v1, whole genome shotgun sequence genome has a window encoding:
- the LOC139812244 gene encoding uncharacterized protein isoform X2 codes for MRKLQMDSDEELFDATPSCSTSTKTSLNLTQQTKDLTLDSTQERDSNNVTTKNISVKLTRLPNAKIEEELPTHLHLAKKKRRFSWKFGQICTKGRSEKNEKRKKSSFFIPSRSLQFQKMEFTTEDISILSKDRENEENAPLNESYDVEVLSEGDQENEQDAQSETKSFISSPSQAQKEVEEEEEEDSYAAKTYVCARTLPYEFHRKSGKMFDDGTIVKNTTPSLLLSPNSKNAEPSLHSNTSYLSECSSSNSANATKRLIHSKLKFMAKRVKGNQLDEWKFKRKYTSSDSEIEEILVKKRCRRISNESDDEDSSVSNAEAIDNNNKDNKDNNRSKSSLSLEKIDKKEMDIQIKSARVILTRLEEMEDEDVIKWREIKTKPLDITASEPVEEQQLDRLELVPNLVTLESQDKLILPQEDGLLETKEPPISKDSPLSRNVERRRALKSRLNKLRKKYKLFKKPRVLMIDLDTLCSSKDGRYSATEVDRLTKKYVTFVINSNNQHKIRRSKTYRHAHLQKRSTQRIPIDAENTAEDNNTSPTLSRRQSTNEIFKSRFTEKSSIKDVQTAQNSDEDVPFKIHRKFIQNRSKSSSSSGTSEKSGPSSQKRLEIWRNAFRKITTSEKPQKKTTSAQSTSTSQTPSISRKSPKKSVVARCESVFTLPSTSTSSPKHSTLVGSPRKLASPKKQTEVSAKPTKCNTAKPESSVSSKNFPNVEKNISNSDFTQSKENTVSKSPCKNAKEVDVAISDAFLNSSKKISNTTRKSRKAIKFGSKILLGISTKSIIPNMCGDERSLRRRNQTYKCTVCNELFENQEQLVKHMLITNFHNTRRARRAFSNASKSEEASMLDKTVVNKNSQNLEKSKPSTSQEQCSSVNGEGSSHQSDKSVVDSDMEISSSSSSSLSSRVVKTHHERSKMPHKKTKAKSTTKSKSNLKLDSSNRAKSLESKNVKLNRLRNSRIRRRCTICLQVFDTSYQLFRHTFKHMAHDLKSMYTSIEKIKIATSQESNDNDDQVDDVGENATSQEFNENNDQVDDIGENLVEAVTEEVEVAKNGVNGQEKRSENTNKSSAKNPVASRVTQPDATKGRSDASNVSAANTVERDSQRQSTPLANNVEQNVQIAEKVRTCVAKSSSEQSTKSFTICECHRPKTSNESPVQIEIVLLCTICQTLFRRFDCFEAHCAQLSAEGTLCNKNRRTSRKSTLLCVNCQQTLNSVQELGLHLVMHSRLYRASTATFWCNICKVIFYGLGQLFTNHFQNHAKNPLFLASRLSFPRPSNIGSKLIKFRSTDNDNDQLPELYMQIADHVCQDCRTPFMTLQALKSHKMICPNATTTSADPRSGSSNSITFTKIPIMLICGFCNKTYYSRMSFEVHSLEHTQKRDVHLHYTCVAVTAVTKVYICKVCTTMWQSLQSFEEHWQTHAALQEDYICSRCRNHYNSIDLFQRHASVHRSNNEMQQMPITCEVVYRDISNLNSTNPQKDAAGDDLPYMDLSCFNNDLNVEKTVNGKSREIEELTQSVLEKILFGNRPAQEAVISSELSVGSNKKLQATKNVSQVPVQVPSPNVVVTQSRRSNNSNLRNCDDDSEEEEDLTIVLSESEESSVSRNIDSTPSIKRPNTQENAKSTSNSAVTDEQIQRSNDADSAVASTSNDVSISANSNARHSVITPRESANTQLNTNVSNSKDDKISDANKTLENCVDQSDANSSKELLPKNAMSSVPKSFLRVKSLAELTNNHFCRLCGMSFESRLKLRGHVPACTHIHNMQLARQGKQDGQTSSSDNAQARPAKPINPVVSVPTTSTQDCPVSSVASTANVPPSITVRPSAPIRVIDTTNSRQYQVIGVKPLHSGKSNTIADVSKPKETLPREVTRPLNNVSATPHSSQKTAYHQNLPAHVSHPLKKSTQLTQQQQSTGTVAIKPFLQTAYQTPRPPPPPYPQQQQPQQLQQQPQQFQQLLQVQQQPQLQQQPQQQQQFQKQLQQSQLQQLQQLQQQQQPQQLRQQQQLRQQVEQHLQYQLQQQQQQLQQSLQQSQQLQQFQQQQQTQQLQIQPQQPLQQQQQQQMNIGNNVMQYVLSKEGQSYLLSPSNMIPTSSDNVMLVPVNTMHQTSKNPDRYACLYCPGFECGSVQEFTLHEHSPKHEARSHYNRVAYVPQA; via the exons aaaatgcaCCCTTGAACGAATCGTATGATGTAGAAGTATTATCCGAAGGAGATCAGGAGAATGAGCAGGATGCACAGAGCGAGACTAAAAGTTTCATTTCATCACCGAGTCAAGCGCAGAAAGAAgtagaggaagaagaagaagaagactcGTATGCCGCTAAAACTTATGTATGCGCACGTACTTTACCTTACGAATTTCATCGGAAAAGTGGCAAAATGTTTGATGATGGAACCATTGTAAAAAATACCACTCCTTCACTTTTGTTGTCACCAAATAGCAAGAACGCAGAGCCGAGTTTGCACAGCAACACATCCTATCTGTCGGAGTGTTCGTCTTCAAATAGTGCAAACGCGACGAAAAGACTGATTCattcaaaattgaaatttatggCCAAAAGAGTGAAGGGAAATCAATTGGATGAAtggaaatttaaaagaaaatatacttCATCTGACAGTGAAATTGAAGAGAtactcgtaaaaaaaagatgtcgAAGAATATCGAATGAATCTGATGATGAAGATTCATCTGTAAGTAATGCAGAAgcgattgataataataataaagataacaaAGATAATAATCGGAGTAAATCTAGTTTGTCTCTTGAAAAGATTGATAAAAAGGAAATGGATATACAGATTAAATCGGCTCGGGTTATTTTAACAAGATTGGAAGAAATGGAAGATGAGGATGTTATCAAGTGGCGAGAGATCAAAACGAAGCCTTTGGATATTACCGCATCTGAACCAGTAGAAGAACAACAATTGGACCGACTGGAGCTAGTACCAAATTTGGTAACTTTAGAATctcaagataaattaattttgccgCAAGAAGACGGGTTGTTGGAAACAAAAGAGCCTCCTATTTCTAAGGATTCTCCATTATCTAGGAACGTTGAAAGACGCCGTGCGCTAAAGTCAAGGTTGAATAAGCTAAGGAAGAAATATAAGTTGTTCAAGAAGCCTAGAGTTCTAATGATAGATCTGGATACTTTATGTTCTTCCAAGGATGGCAGATATTCGGCGACTGAGGTCGATCGTTTAACGAAGAAATATGTGACCTTTGTGATAAATTCTAATAACCAACATAAAATTCGTAGGTCAAAGACGTATAGACACGCGCACTTACAAAAGAGAAGTACGCAGAGAATACCAATAGACGCAGAAAATACCGCAGAAGATAATAATACAAGTCCTACTTTGTCCAGAAGACAAAGTAcgaacgaaatatttaaatcacgGTTTACAGAAAAAAGTTCAATAAAAG ACGTTCAAACCGCACAAAACAGCGATGAAGATGTGCCGTTCAAGATCCACCGAAAGTTCATCCAAAATCGGAGTAAATCTTCATCATCATCAGGGACGTCCGAGAAGAGTGGTCCTTCGTCACAGAAGCGTTTAGAAATATGGCGAAATGCATTTCGCAAAATTACGACCTCGGAAAAACCGCAAAAGAAAACCACTTCTGCGCAGTCAACGTCAACATCACAAACACCCTCCATTTCGCGAAAATCGCCGAAGAAATCGGTGGTTGCAAGATGTGAGAGTGTTTTTACTTTGCCTTCCACATCTACGTCTTCCCCAAAACACAGTACACTGGTCGGATCTCCTAGAAAACTCGCTTCGCCGAAGAAACAAACAGAAGTCTCAGCAAAGCCGACGAAGTGTAACACAGCCAAGCCCGAGTCATCAGTCAGCAGTAAGAATTTTCCAAATGTTGAAAAGAACATCTCCAATAGCGACTTTACTCAATCTAAGGAAAACACTGTTTCTAAAAGCCCATGTAAAAACGCAAAAGAGGTAGACGTTGCTATATCAGACGCTTTCTTAAATTCGAGCAAGAAGATATCAAACACGACACGGAAATCTCGTAAAGCGATCAAGTTTGGATCAAAAATTCTCCTTGGCATATCTACAAAATCGATAATCCCAAACATGTGCGGCGATGAACGGTCACTACGCAGAAGGAACCAGACATACAAATGTACCGTGTGCAACGAGTTGTTCGAGAATCAGGAACAGTTGGTGAAACACATGTTGATTACCAATTTCCATAATACACGTAGAGCTAGGCGGGCATTTAGCAATGCATCGAAATCTGAGGAAGCCTCGATGTTAGACAAAACAGTCGTGAATAAGAACAGTCAAAATTTGGAAAAGTCGAAACCGTCGACATCGCAAGAGCAATGTTCTTCTGTTAATGGAGAAGGTAGTTCGCATCAATCGGATAAATCTGTTGTTGATTCTGACATGGAAATCTcatcctcttcttcctcctcgttATCATCGAGAGTCGTCAAAACGCACCACGAACGTTCCAAGATGCCACATAAGAAAACCAAGGCTAAATCAACTACGAAGTCAAAGTCCAATCTGAAACTGGATTCGTCAAATAGGGCGAAAAGTTTAGAATCCAAGAATGTGAAATTGAATCGTTTGAGGAACTCTAGAATAAGACGGAGATGCACTATTTGTTTACAGGTCTTTGATACCTCTTATCAATTGTTTCGGCATACGTTTAAGCATATGGCCCACGATCTCAAGAGTATGTACACGTCGATTGAAAAGATTAAGATTGCTACATCGCAAGAGTCTAACGATAATGACGATCAGGTCGATGATGTAGGAGAAAATGCTACTTCGCAAGAGTTTAACGAGAATAACGATCAGGTCGATGATATAGGAGAAAATTTGGTAGAAGCAGTTACGGAAGAGGTCGAAGTAGCCAAAAACGGTGTCAATGGTCAAGAGAAGAGATCAGAAAATACAAACAAATCAAGCGCGAAGAATCCTGTTGCTTCAAGAGTAACACAGCCCGATGCAACTAAGGGAAGAAGCGATGCTTCGAATGTGTCGGCGGCAAACACTGTAGAACGAGACTCACAAAGACAGTCGACACCTCTAGCGAACAACGTCGAGCAGAATGTACAAATTGCGGAGAAAGTAAGAACGTGTGTCGCTAAATCGTCTTCGGAACAATCGACGAAGTCCTTCACCATCTGCGAATGCCACAGGCCCAAGACGAGCAACGAATCACCGGTTCAGATCGAGATAGTTTTATTGTGCACCATTTGCCAGACGCTGTTTCGACGCTTCGACTGCTTCGAGGCGCACTGTGCGCAGCTGTCTGCGGAAGGCACGCTCTGTAACAAAAACCGACGGACCAGTAGGAAGTCCACGTTGCTCTGTGTCAACTGTCAGCAGACACTGAACTCTGTCCAGGAGCTGGGCCTTCACTTGGTGATGCATTCTCGGCTCTATCGCGCAAGCACGGCGACTTTTTGGTGCAACATATGCAAGGTGATCTTTTATGGTCTCGGACAGCTCTTCACCAACCATTTCCAGAATCACGCGAAGAACCCGTTATTCCTGGCTAGTCGTCTTTCGTTCCCGAGGCCTTCCAACATCGGCTCGAAACTTATTAAGTTTCGGTCGACGGACAACGACAATGACCAGTTGCCAGAGCTTTATATGCAGATAGCCGACCATGTGTGTCAAGATTGTAGAACACCCTTCATGACATTGCAGGCTCTGAAATCGCACAAGATGATCTGTCCAAACGCCACTACCACGTCTGCCGATCCTCGTAGTGGATCATCGAACTCGATCACATTCACTAAAATACCAATTATGCTGATATGCGGATTCTGCAACAAGACGTATTACAGCAGGATGTCTTTTGAAGTGCACTCATTGGAGCATACGCAGAAACGCGATGTGCATCTGCACTATACTTGCGTGGCTGTCACCGCCGTAACGAAAGTATATATCTGCAAAGTGTGCACAACCATGTGGCAATCTTTGCAGAGCTTCGAGGAACATTGGCAGACTCATGCTGCGCTGCAGGAGGACTATATATGCTCCCGCTGCCGTAATCATTACAATAGTATCGATCTGTTTCAGAGGCATGCGAGCGTGCACAGGAGCAACAACGAAATGCAACAGATGCCGATCACGTGCGAGGTAGTCTATCGCGATATCAGTAACCTGAACTCTACGAATCCGCAAAAAGACGCTGCTGGAGACGATTTACCTTATATGGATTTGAGTTGTTTCAACAACGATCTCAACGTTGAGAAGACTGTGAACGGCAAATCACGCGAAATAGAAGAGCTGACTCAATCAGTGCTGGAGAAAATCTTGTTTGGGAATCGACCCGCACAAGAGGCGGTAATATCGTCAGAATTATCAGTAGGctccaataaaaaattacaagcaACCAAGAATGTTTCGCAGGTTCCTGTACAAGTTCCCTCGCCCAATGTCGTAGTCACGCAGTCGAGACGAAGTAACAACAGCAATTTGAGGAATTGTGATGATGATTCTGAAGAGGAAGAGGACCTAACGATAGTGTTGTCGGAAAGTGAAGAGAGTTCGGTTTCGAGAAATATCGACAGCACGCCTTCCATTAAGCGTCCGAATACGCAAGAGAACGCGAAATCAACATCTAATTCTGCTGTTACTGATGAGCAAATACAACGTTCCAACGACGCGGATTCAGCAGTCGCATCAACCTCGAACGACGTGAGTATAAGTGCGAATTCAAATGCCCGACATAGCGTAATAACTCCGAGGGAATCCGCGAACACGCAGCTGAACACAAATGTGAGTAATTCAAAGGATGACAAGATATCTGATGCAAATAAGACTCTCGAGAATTGTGTAGATCAGTCAGACGCGAATTCTTCGAAAGAATTGTTGCCGAAGAACGCCATGAGCTCCGTGCCAAAGTCCTTTTTGCGCGTCAAGTCCTTGGCGGAACTCACAAATAATCACTTCTGCCGGTTGTGCGGTATGTCGTTCGAATCCCGGCTCAAATTGAGAGGACATGTGCCGGcatgtacacatatacacaaCATGCAGTTGGCTCGTCAAGGCAAGCAAGATGGTCAAACATCTTCATCCGATAACGCGCAAGCCCGGCCGGCGAAACCGATTAATCCCGTGGTATCCGTGCCTACGACATCGACCCAGGATTGTCCCGTTTCTTCTGTAGCGTCGACCGCCAACGTGCCTCCATCCATCACCGTGCGTCCGAGTGCACCCATCCGAGTAATTGATACCACCAACTCTCGACAATACCAAGTGATCGGTGTGAAGCCACTGCATTCGGGCAAGTCTAACACGATTGCAGATGTATCAAAACCGAAAGAGACGCTACCTCGTGAAGTGACGCGTCCATTGAACAATGTCAGTGCTACGCCGCATAGCTCGCAGAAGACAGCTTATCATCAAAACTTGCCGGCTCATGTTAGCCATCCATTAAAGAAATCAACTCAACTTACTCAACAGCAACAGAGTACTGGCACCGTAGCAATTAAACCGTTCTTACAAACTGCTTATCAAACACCCAGGCCTCCTCCGCCACCATATCCACAACAGCAACAGCCGCAGCAACTGCAACAACAGCCGCAACAGTTTCAACAGTTACTACAAGTGCAACAACAGCCACAATTGCAACAACAGCctcagcagcagcaacaattTCAAAAACAGCTGCAGCAATCACAACTGCAACAGCTGCAACAGTTacaacagcaacaacaaccGCAGCAACTACGACAACAGCAACAATTGCGACAACAGGTGGAGCAGCATCTGCAATACCAGttacagcagcagcagcagcaactgCAACAATCACTACAACAATCGCAGCAACTGCAACAATTCCAACAGCAGCAACAAACGCAACAATTGCAAATCCAACCGCAACAACCGttgcaacagcagcaacagcaacagatGAATATTGGTAATAACGTTATGCAATACGTATTATCTAAGGAGGGTCAGTCTTACCTATTGTCACCGAGCAACATGATACCAACGAGCTCGGATAATGTTATGCTTGTTCCCGTGAACACAATGCACCAGACCTCGAAGAATCCGGATCGCTACGCCTGTTTATACTGTCCAGGCTTCGAGTGCGGCTCGGTGCAAGAATTCACGTTACATGAGCATTCGCCGAAGCACGAAGCCCGCAGCCATTACAATCGCGTTGCTTATGTACCTCAAGCGTAA